The sequence below is a genomic window from Amycolatopsis sulphurea.
GCCGCAGTTCGGCTTGGCCGGAGGGTCCGGCAGCGGTGCTGCCGTAGCAATGGAAGCGGAAGCGACGAGCGCTATAGTAGTGGTCGCGAAAATGCGAATAAAGCGAAGCATGAAACCCCCTATTGTCATGGACAACTGCCAGATGACACCCTCCACTTTATTTCTATCAATAACTCGATCAGACGGTCAAGGTCATTGGTCGATTACCTCCGGTTAGCTCTATCATTCGCAAGCGTAACTAAAAACCTTCGCTTCACCGCACCCATCAACAGTGATCCAACCTCCCATGCTGTCTCGATTTTTCACCCGAAAGCGGCACTTGACCAAGGATCTTCTTATCCTGAGCCCCCTACGGGTTGTCGCGCCACAAACGGGGCTACCTGTTCGCCGGCTGGAGGGGAAGCTGGTCATTCGCAAGCTCAAATCTTCGTTTAGACCGCATCTCGGGTAACGGGGGCGAGGTCGGCGAGGCCACCTTCACCTACTACCCGGCGATGCCGGGGAACTCCACGTTCCACCCGGAGGAGAAGGAGCTCCAGAAGCGCCGGATGGGTGAATGCCTCGGCGCGGAGCAGGTCGACGGGCTGTTCGATGCCGAGACGATCACGGTCCAGGTCGACCGGCTGTCGCGGTTCCTGGCCGAGCACCACCCGGAGGTCACCACGATCGACCTGCTCAAGATCGACGTCGAGGGCGCGGAGCTCGAGGTGCTGCGCGGCATCGACGACGCGGATTGGGCCAAGGTCCGCCACGTCCTGCTGGAGGTGAGCGACGCCGACGGCGCTCTCGCGGAGGTCGAGACCTTGCTGAAGGAGAAGGGCTTGGAGGTCCCGAGCGAACCGGTGCCGTTCATGTGGGAGGAACTGAAGTTCTACTACGTCACCGCGCGGCGCTGACGTGCCCACCCGGCTTCTTGCAGAGCGTCGACCCTGAATGCAGGATCGGGGGCGGAAATATCAGGTCCGACCAACGGCCGGAGCGGTGGGTGAAGGTGTCCACCGGCGACGCCGTCAGATCCGGCTCCTGGTGAGCAGGGCGACCGGGGTGGATGGGCGGGAGTCGGCGAAGAGAGCGTGGCCTCGCAGTGAGTGTTTCCGTGTAACCATCGGTGACCGTGGGTAGCGATGGTTGGCGACACGCCCGATCTGTTGTGGTGCAACGGAAAGACGCGGAACCCCGGTATGAATTTGGTCCTACCACAGATCAACTTCATAGGGGTCCCGCGCCTGATGAGTGTCGATACACCGCCGTCCTGGAGGTGTCCGAGGACAGTGTGCTGTTGCTGTCCGCGTTGCCACACGCCGAACGCCTGCGGCGGGGCACCCGCGCGGGGCGGCGTGCACTGGGGACCTGCAGGCAGGCCGTCCTGGTGCTGCGCTGGTTCCTGGACGGCACCCGGATGTCGGCCCTGGCCAGGGACAACGACATCGCGATGTCGACCGCGTACGACTACCGAGATGAAGGCATCGCGGTACTCGCCGCACGCAAACCATCCCTGCACGGGGCGCTGCTGGCGGCGAAGGCAGCAGGCCACTCGCACGTGATCGTGGACGGCACGCTGATCCACGCCGACCGGATCTCCATCCCCGGCCCCACAACCGGCGTGGACCTGTGGTGGAGCGGCAGGCATCACCATCACGGCGGGAACATCCAGGTCGTCTCCGCCCCGGACGGGTGGCCACTGTGGACCTCCGACATGCGGCCCGGCCGAGAACACGACACCAGCGCCGCCCGCACCGACCCCGACCTACCGGCCCGGATCACCGACTGGATCAGCGACGGCGCCCACGCCCTGGCCGATCTGGGGTACGGAGGCGAACCCGAAACCTCCACCATCCCGATCAAGAAACCCAAAAACGGCGAACTCACCACCGGCCAACAGGCCTGCAACGCCATCCACAGCGCCCTGCGCTGCCTTGGCGAACGCGCCAACTCGCTGCTCAAAACCACCTGCAAAGCCCTACGCCGCAACCGCGGCTGCCCTGGCGCCTCGGCACCATCGTCGCAGCCGCACTTGTCTTACTCCACCAAGAACACCACCGCACCGCATGATCAACAGTCTTGGTCACACAACGCCACGAAAGGTTACCCGGAAAGGCTCAGTGCCCCCACGGCACGTTCTCGGAGCCGTTCAGCAGTACTGAGACGATCCCCTTGGCGCCCGTGCGGAAGGCCACTGACAAGGCGTATCCGATGGCGGCGTCGGCGGGTTGCGCGTCGTCGCGCTCGGCCTGCCAGTGCACGGTGAACTGACCTTCGACGTCCATGGCGAACGAGGCGATCGCGGCACCATTCCGCCTGAGCCGCGTGTCGTCATCGTCGTCCGGCGTGAACTCGTAGTGAGTTCCGGCGAGAGTCAGCTCGACTCGGTACGAGCGACGAGTCAGCTTTCCTGGACCAGGTCGCAGCTCGGCCTCGGCGCCGTCGACTGACATGGTCAAGTGATCGGTGTTCCTGGTGCCGATCGGCACGAACTTGTTCAGCTCCGCATCCGAACAACGCTGGAGGACGACCGTGGGAACCTGCTTCCCGGAGACCTCGACCACGCCCCGCTCGGCGTTGGTGCGGATCTTCAGTTCGCCGTAGTACCCGTCATCGACAGTGCGGGTGCTGGTGAAGTGCATGCTGACTCGCTTTCGTGATCGGCTTCCGAGCCTACGGGCTGTTCGTCTGCGGCTCTCACCCGTACCACCGAGCGCCTCGGTCGCGGACTCGCCACGACGTCGATGCGCGGGCTGGTCGATCCGGTCGCAAGTTCGGAGTGGCGCCATCACGCGGATATCGAGCACTGGGCGAATGCCGTGAAGTGGGCGGCCATGCGCTCATAGCGGCGTGCCAGCCGCCGGAACCGGGAAACCCACTCCAAGGTCCGCTCGATGACGTACCGATGACGCCCCAGCCGTTTGGCCGACTCGATACCCCGGCGGGCGATCCGGGCAATGATGCCCCCGCTACCTGTTCGCCGGCTGGAGGGGAAGCTGGTCATCCGCAAGCCCAAATCTTCGCTGAGACCGCATCTCGTGTGGGGTGGTTGTCGGGCGGGCGATATCCGCGCAGGTCGGTGCGATGTACGCGGAATGGGGCCGGTTGTGGTGAGCTCGGCGGGGAGCAGCTGTGAAGGGACTCTTCACGGAATCTGGGGCTGTGAAGGGTCCCCTCACGGCGCGGTTGACCCAGGTGGGCGGCAGGGCTGAGTTTCTCGAAGCGAGCGCTCGCAACGCTGGCCGCGATCAGCTTGCCGTGCTCGGGCGGTAGCGACTTGTCCTGCGCGCCGGCGATGACCAGCGTTGGCGCGGTGACCTTCGCCAGGTTGGGCACCCAGGTCCAGCCCGGCCGGCAGCACGCGACGTATCCTTCGACGGGCGTGGCGGCGGTCATCTCCCGCATTTTCTTTGCCAGCAGGGGATTCGCCTCGATCCGCGACGGGGTGAACCAGCGGTCGATGCTGCCGTCCGCGATCGCGGCCATGCCTTGCGTGGGGACCTGCTCGATCCTGTCGCGCCACGCCTGTTCGTGCCTGGACGGGCCGAGGTGAATGTGGCGGTGAGGGTACGGACACGGCTGGGCAAGCCACAGGCCGGTCATTCCGCCCAGTGACAGGCCGACGATGTGCGCGGCGGCACGTCGAGTTTGTCCGGCAGGGCGACGGCACCGGTTCGGCGGTCAACGCGCGGCGGTCACCGAGTAGACCGGTAACGCCTCGTTGCTCGGCGTGACGGTCTCCAGCACGTCGACGTGGCTTTGGA
It includes:
- a CDS encoding FkbM family methyltransferase, which gives rise to MSRHKRGYLFAGWRGSWSFASSNLRLDRISGNGGEVGEATFTYYPAMPGNSTFHPEEKELQKRRMGECLGAEQVDGLFDAETITVQVDRLSRFLAEHHPEVTTIDLLKIDVEGAELEVLRGIDDADWAKVRHVLLEVSDADGALAEVETLLKEKGLEVPSEPVPFMWEELKFYYVTARR